Proteins encoded in a region of the Polyangiaceae bacterium genome:
- a CDS encoding elongation factor G produces MTRIKQRTPTNKTSPLARASKTRNFGIVAHVDAGKTTLTERILYQAGLLHRVGEVHDGNTVTDSDPLERKKGITINAASVSCEWRTHRLQLVDTPGHVDFGAEVELSLRVLDSAVVVLDAVAGVEPQTESVWRQADRYRLPRLCFVNKLDRAGSDFERAVSELEAHFGVRCVVVTKPELFPDGIFALYKVLDDAWVGRPIGPDHRPPSIHRERAIETLANFDDEVARLYLEETEVPGEVLRRALRDATLAGHVVPVLGGAAYKNLGVPELLDAIVDYLPAPDERPAVVGSEPSSGASASRERSDEEPLAGLVLKKLHDGFGQLALVRLYAGRLRAGDKLWTSQAPRGARVGRLVRVFADRQTPIEVAHAGDIVGVGGLELAPGDTISSLEAPIELPRPVLPEPVVRVALSPNQQSDVERLGVTLARLTQEDPALRLETDPETGQTLLAGIGELHIEVAVERLRERYRTEVKVGPPRVAYREALTQEVRHEFKLSKQSGGPGQYAHVVLLVGPASPGTGLDFEDQSRGGVVPSQYVPAVRAGVEAAMTSGPLLGYPIEDARVVLVDGSSHSNDSNDFAFRLAAQKAFREAASLAGPVLREPLMRLEVLVPESHLGDVIGDLSRRRGQVLELGEKSGVRCVSAVAPLAELFGYAGSLRSLSQGRGSFNMRLDSYAEVPALLGEALKRRAV; encoded by the coding sequence ATGACTCGTATCAAACAAAGGACGCCCACCAACAAGACGAGCCCCCTGGCTCGAGCCTCGAAGACTCGGAATTTTGGCATTGTCGCTCACGTTGACGCCGGCAAGACGACGCTCACCGAGCGTATCTTGTACCAGGCTGGGCTGCTTCACCGCGTGGGTGAGGTTCACGACGGAAACACCGTTACGGATTCGGATCCCCTCGAGCGCAAGAAGGGCATCACCATCAACGCCGCTAGCGTGAGTTGCGAGTGGCGGACGCATCGTCTGCAGCTCGTGGACACCCCGGGACACGTCGACTTCGGTGCTGAGGTAGAGCTCAGCCTGCGGGTGCTCGACTCTGCCGTTGTCGTGCTCGATGCCGTTGCTGGCGTGGAGCCGCAGACGGAGAGCGTTTGGCGGCAGGCGGATCGCTATCGGCTGCCGCGACTCTGCTTCGTCAACAAGCTGGACCGCGCCGGCTCCGACTTCGAACGCGCCGTGAGCGAGCTGGAAGCACACTTCGGGGTGCGGTGCGTCGTTGTCACCAAGCCCGAGCTTTTCCCCGATGGGATCTTCGCGCTCTACAAGGTGTTGGACGATGCGTGGGTTGGTCGACCGATTGGACCCGATCACCGCCCGCCCAGCATTCACCGCGAGCGTGCCATTGAAACCCTAGCAAACTTCGACGACGAAGTGGCGCGCCTCTACCTTGAGGAAACGGAGGTGCCGGGTGAAGTGTTGCGTCGCGCCTTGCGTGACGCGACGCTCGCCGGGCACGTCGTGCCGGTGCTAGGCGGCGCGGCGTACAAGAACCTGGGTGTGCCCGAACTCTTGGACGCCATCGTCGACTACCTGCCGGCACCTGACGAACGTCCGGCAGTCGTCGGCTCGGAGCCCTCCAGCGGCGCAAGCGCCAGTCGCGAGCGCAGTGATGAGGAACCCCTCGCGGGTCTGGTGTTGAAGAAGCTCCATGATGGTTTCGGACAGCTCGCGCTGGTCCGACTCTACGCTGGGCGACTTCGCGCTGGCGACAAGCTGTGGACTTCTCAGGCACCTCGAGGCGCTCGGGTGGGACGCTTGGTGCGCGTGTTTGCGGACCGCCAAACGCCGATCGAAGTCGCTCACGCGGGTGACATCGTCGGAGTCGGTGGGCTGGAGCTCGCGCCTGGGGACACGATCTCCAGCCTCGAGGCACCCATTGAGCTGCCCCGGCCTGTGCTGCCGGAGCCGGTCGTGCGCGTCGCGCTTTCGCCCAATCAGCAGAGCGACGTCGAACGTCTCGGCGTGACGCTCGCGCGGCTCACCCAAGAGGACCCAGCCCTGCGTCTGGAAACGGACCCGGAGACGGGTCAAACGCTGCTCGCCGGCATCGGTGAGCTACACATCGAAGTCGCCGTCGAGCGCCTTCGAGAACGCTACCGTACGGAAGTCAAAGTGGGACCACCTCGTGTGGCCTACCGCGAAGCCCTCACTCAGGAGGTGCGTCATGAGTTCAAACTCTCAAAACAGTCAGGCGGACCTGGTCAGTACGCTCACGTGGTACTCCTGGTGGGACCCGCTAGCCCCGGCACTGGGCTCGATTTCGAGGACCAATCTCGCGGCGGCGTGGTGCCGAGCCAGTATGTCCCTGCGGTGCGGGCTGGCGTTGAAGCGGCGATGACCTCGGGTCCCCTGCTCGGATACCCAATTGAAGACGCTCGCGTCGTGCTCGTCGATGGCTCGAGTCACAGCAACGACTCCAACGACTTCGCGTTTCGTTTGGCAGCGCAGAAGGCGTTCCGCGAGGCCGCAAGTCTCGCGGGGCCGGTGCTGCGTGAGCCCCTCATGCGCCTCGAGGTGCTCGTCCCGGAGAGCCACTTGGGAGACGTGATCGGAGATCTGAGTCGTCGTCGCGGTCAGGTGCTCGAGCTGGGAGAGAAGAGCGGAGTGCGCTGCGTCAGCGCAGTCGCTCCCCTCGCGGAGCTCTTCGGTTACGCCGGGAGCTTGCGGTCTCTCAGTCAGGGACGTGGCAGCTTCAACATGCGTCTCGACAGCTACGCGGAGGTTCCGGCGCTGCTTGGCGAGGCCCTGAAGAGGCGCGCCGTCTGA
- a CDS encoding flippase-like domain-containing protein, producing MSPSESVPASTGESEDAPNPGGFRGAKKPWWRTALPFGLAVVLLGWVLHRSGWQQLKGALGQTNFFVFFLFSWVMQMLSLVADSYATTYVYRKTVCPIRFREMLIIRGASYLPSMLNHNLGQAWLTYVISKRYSAPLWRVAGATLLVYGTNLAGLLLLCALALPFNGDQVPWLAPVVGVAALGGLAYFALLKWGARFLSRWQATAPLVEIGVRGHLKAIAVRIPHVGLLFLSTWLVFSFFGVWVPPGAALAYVPVLMMVAAMPLTPGAIGTRDAVALELLAGFATGEHGVSAIAATTLSWFVMLNLGAALVSPLLMRQATQLTEAPSSSK from the coding sequence ATGAGTCCGTCCGAATCTGTTCCAGCCTCGACCGGCGAGTCCGAAGACGCTCCCAATCCAGGAGGATTTCGCGGAGCGAAGAAGCCGTGGTGGCGCACGGCGCTGCCCTTCGGGTTGGCAGTCGTGTTGCTTGGATGGGTGCTGCATCGCTCGGGTTGGCAGCAGCTCAAGGGGGCGCTGGGACAGACGAATTTCTTCGTCTTTTTCCTGTTCTCCTGGGTGATGCAGATGCTGAGCCTGGTAGCTGATAGCTACGCCACGACGTACGTGTACCGCAAGACGGTGTGCCCGATTCGTTTCCGCGAGATGCTGATTATCCGCGGGGCAAGCTACCTCCCGTCGATGCTCAACCACAATCTGGGGCAGGCGTGGCTGACCTACGTGATCTCCAAGCGCTACTCGGCGCCGCTCTGGCGCGTGGCCGGTGCAACCCTGCTGGTCTATGGGACCAACCTCGCAGGGCTGCTCTTGTTGTGTGCTCTTGCGCTTCCGTTCAACGGGGACCAAGTGCCCTGGCTCGCGCCGGTAGTGGGCGTGGCGGCTCTCGGCGGATTGGCGTACTTCGCGCTACTGAAGTGGGGCGCGCGCTTCCTCTCACGCTGGCAAGCGACGGCGCCGTTGGTCGAAATCGGTGTCAGGGGACACCTCAAGGCCATTGCCGTGCGGATACCCCACGTGGGCCTGCTGTTCTTGAGCACCTGGCTCGTGTTTTCGTTCTTTGGGGTGTGGGTCCCCCCCGGGGCGGCGCTGGCCTACGTACCCGTGCTGATGATGGTGGCGGCGATGCCGCTCACTCCAGGCGCCATTGGTACTCGTGACGCCGTCGCGCTGGAACTCTTGGCCGGCTTCGCAACGGGAGAGCACGGTGTCTCGGCGATCGCCGCCACGACGCTCAGCTGGTTCGTGATGCTGAACCTCGGCGCCGCGCTCGTCTCTCCCCTCTTGATGCGCCAGGCGACGCAGCTGACAGAAGCTCCGTCTTCCTCCAAATAA